Proteins encoded in a region of the Planococcus shixiaomingii genome:
- a CDS encoding amidohydrolase family protein: protein MAFDCPEIDLEGKFVLPGLIDMHCHILESFAPHFVAAGVTTVRNTAGNVLQLKDLIEADPSAPTPRVYSADRMIDGPPGLWGPSSSGNFVAPSKLQARNEVKRQAAAGAKFIKVYGWLPKEEMEAVVEEAKAHNLEVSCDLLHSYSVNALDAAKIGVTWFEHASGFLQTLYPSWNTQADQEEWDKINWAEPNEREIKKLCEEMIKYNVKLCPTLVLSNQIMQYPDYWNPQNEIIESIAGIEHLNEQWGNMSGYMKEMKTQVGLIEAFTKKVTKTYFDLGGTVVTGTDTPAGIWTYPGAALHRELELFVEIGFSEMEALQAATIKAAEAIGLNDIGVIKNGAMADLVVLSENPLADIRNTKTIDMVIKGGKVYTQSEILENTPNQTDFMERYENFELEFAKIMEQEEIEG from the coding sequence GTGGCATTCGATTGCCCAGAAATTGATCTCGAAGGGAAATTCGTGCTTCCGGGATTGATTGATATGCATTGCCATATTTTAGAGAGCTTCGCTCCGCATTTTGTTGCAGCAGGTGTAACGACGGTAAGAAATACAGCAGGAAATGTGCTTCAGCTGAAAGATCTGATTGAAGCAGACCCTTCTGCCCCGACTCCTCGTGTGTATTCAGCAGACCGGATGATTGACGGTCCACCAGGCTTGTGGGGGCCATCAAGTTCAGGGAATTTTGTTGCACCTTCAAAACTTCAAGCGCGAAATGAAGTGAAGCGGCAAGCAGCTGCAGGCGCGAAATTCATTAAGGTCTACGGTTGGCTTCCGAAAGAGGAGATGGAGGCTGTAGTAGAAGAAGCAAAAGCCCATAATCTAGAAGTCAGCTGTGATTTGCTTCATTCATACAGCGTGAATGCCCTGGATGCAGCTAAGATAGGGGTCACTTGGTTTGAACATGCTTCCGGTTTCTTACAAACCTTGTATCCGTCATGGAACACCCAAGCGGATCAGGAAGAATGGGATAAAATCAATTGGGCCGAACCGAATGAAAGGGAGATAAAAAAACTGTGTGAAGAAATGATCAAATACAATGTGAAGCTATGTCCAACGCTTGTGCTTAGCAATCAAATCATGCAATATCCGGATTATTGGAATCCTCAAAATGAAATTATCGAAAGTATAGCCGGGATAGAGCACTTGAATGAGCAGTGGGGAAATATGTCAGGTTATATGAAAGAGATGAAAACTCAAGTCGGCCTTATCGAAGCATTTACCAAGAAAGTAACGAAAACCTATTTTGACCTTGGCGGTACTGTCGTGACGGGAACAGACACACCAGCTGGTATCTGGACCTATCCGGGAGCTGCATTGCATAGAGAATTAGAGCTTTTTGTTGAAATAGGATTTTCAGAAATGGAAGCTTTGCAAGCCGCAACAATAAAAGCTGCGGAAGCGATTGGATTGAACGACATAGGCGTCATTAAAAACGGAGCCATGGCTGATTTGGTGGTATTGTCTGAGAATCCCTTGGCAGACATTAGAAACACAAAAACGATCGATATGGTCATTAAAGGAGGAAAAGTATATACGCAAAGCGAAATTTTGGAGAATACACCAAATCAAACGGATTTCATGGAGCGATATGAAAACTTCGAACTGGAATTTGCAAAAATAATGGAACAGGAAGAGATTGAAGGGTGA
- a CDS encoding M3 family metallopeptidase: protein MDTSILLPRWNLDNLQNGLDIEKFENQLSSIKEKMIELEEDSKVAALKPSELLTLSQMIKQIESAESFYYCLTTEEVEPFQLTSIIGSISKLKSHVYIAISNLEQLLVTMNEAQLSEWKKSIEEPNFLQELEVEKEGPSKQEKVISTFARETLSGLEDLYIQVRNHIKVRIEPDKEASFAEAMKMAFSHPEQSKRTHAFKELNNTLESQSNIFASIYNQMTGIRLNENKVKEVDYLDESLKSNGISKTTLDAMWTAVDSNIQELSNWVKKKEKAETDQNSWHELMTSSPKGSFSITFSQAVNEITTSLAAIDPDMSEFVKAAISKGWVDAEPRTSKSPGGFCAPLIQEGESRISLSYDNSLDSARRLAHELGHAWHYKQMDASPSLRFLDDALEMTMAESSSIFFETVFIDHVIRNAKEAAAKKEILRSKIGLSLNYLMSIRGAFLFENEFYELRKKGQLNAKQIEGLSLKSQKKAFGSTLRDYDPFVWIKYVQFYQANVPFYNYPYSFGYLLSIGLLELAKEEEHFDRKFQKLLSGTGKLPLEQLFKEHFHIDLSQPHFWERAMQNIIRDIEQYNHLQ from the coding sequence GTGGACACATCCATTTTACTGCCACGTTGGAATTTGGACAATCTTCAAAATGGACTTGATATAGAAAAGTTCGAAAATCAGTTAAGTAGTATTAAAGAAAAAATGATAGAGCTTGAGGAAGACTCAAAGGTTGCTGCCTTAAAACCAAGTGAACTCCTGACTCTTTCGCAAATGATCAAACAGATTGAATCCGCTGAATCCTTTTATTATTGTCTAACAACCGAAGAGGTAGAGCCGTTTCAACTAACTTCGATAATTGGAAGCATTTCGAAATTGAAATCACATGTATATATTGCCATTTCTAACCTGGAACAACTGCTGGTTACTATGAATGAAGCACAACTGTCAGAGTGGAAAAAGAGTATAGAAGAGCCTAATTTCCTTCAGGAATTGGAAGTGGAAAAAGAAGGACCAAGCAAACAGGAAAAAGTAATTTCAACTTTTGCCCGGGAAACGTTAAGCGGCCTGGAAGATTTATACATACAAGTCCGTAACCATATAAAAGTAAGAATAGAGCCGGATAAGGAAGCCTCGTTTGCTGAAGCGATGAAAATGGCTTTTTCTCATCCAGAGCAATCGAAAAGAACTCATGCTTTCAAAGAGCTAAACAATACCTTGGAGTCACAGTCGAATATCTTTGCTTCGATTTATAACCAAATGACAGGAATAAGACTTAATGAAAATAAGGTGAAAGAAGTGGATTATCTTGACGAATCCCTAAAATCAAATGGCATATCTAAAACAACACTTGATGCAATGTGGACAGCAGTAGATTCCAATATTCAAGAACTTTCAAATTGGGTAAAAAAGAAAGAAAAGGCGGAGACTGATCAAAACTCTTGGCATGAACTGATGACTTCATCGCCAAAAGGTTCGTTTTCGATTACATTTTCCCAAGCTGTTAATGAAATCACAACATCCCTCGCAGCAATTGACCCCGATATGAGTGAATTTGTAAAAGCGGCAATTTCAAAGGGATGGGTGGATGCAGAACCACGCACATCAAAATCACCCGGTGGCTTTTGTGCCCCTTTAATCCAAGAAGGAGAATCGCGAATTTCGTTAAGTTATGACAACAGCCTTGATAGCGCGAGGCGGCTTGCGCATGAACTTGGCCATGCTTGGCATTATAAACAAATGGATGCCAGCCCTTCACTGCGATTTTTAGATGATGCGCTGGAAATGACCATGGCGGAATCGTCTTCAATCTTTTTCGAAACGGTCTTTATTGATCATGTCATTCGAAATGCCAAAGAAGCGGCAGCCAAAAAAGAAATTCTGAGGTCAAAGATTGGGCTGAGCCTTAATTATTTGATGTCGATAAGAGGAGCTTTCTTATTTGAAAATGAATTTTATGAGCTAAGAAAAAAAGGACAATTGAATGCAAAACAAATAGAAGGGCTTTCACTGAAAAGCCAGAAAAAAGCATTTGGCAGCACCCTAAGGGACTATGATCCTTTTGTCTGGATTAAATATGTCCAGTTTTACCAAGCGAATGTTCCTTTTTATAATTATCCTTATTCTTTTGGGTATTTATTAAGCATCGGGCTGCTAGAACTTGCGAAAGAAGAAGAGCACTTCGACCGGAAATTCCAAAAATTACTAAGTGGAACCGGAAAGCTGCCGCTTGAACAACTGTTTAAAGAACATTTTCATATTGATCTTTCTCAACCTCACTTTTGGGAGCGGGCAATGCAGAATATAATCCGAGATATTGAACAATACAACCACTTACAGTAA
- a CDS encoding NAD(P)-dependent alcohol dehydrogenase, which produces MKASVHKKYGSPEVMELSEVEKPVPKDDEVLVKVYATTATTGDCRVRRADPFAVRFFYGMKKPKLGILGTEFSGEVEAAGKNVQTFKTGDLVFGGTGTSLGANAEYVCLKEKGALAPKPSNMTFEEAASVPFGATTSLYFLSDKGHIQKGQSVLIYGSSGSLGTYAVQLAKALGADVTAVCSTRNIELVKSLGADRVIDYTQEDFTKAGIAYDLIFDTVGKTSFSQCRRMLKEKGVYLAAVAGVPQYARMLSTSVRGGKKLKSGVAPMRKEDLLYLKELIESGKVKSVIDRRYPLDQVAAAHSYVETGHKQGNVVISVIPYN; this is translated from the coding sequence ATGAAAGCCAGTGTCCACAAAAAGTACGGGTCACCGGAAGTTATGGAGCTCAGTGAAGTAGAAAAACCGGTTCCTAAAGATGACGAAGTATTAGTGAAAGTTTATGCTACGACGGCAACAACCGGAGACTGCAGAGTACGCAGGGCTGATCCGTTTGCGGTCCGGTTTTTCTATGGCATGAAAAAGCCAAAACTCGGCATATTGGGGACCGAATTTTCCGGAGAAGTGGAAGCGGCCGGGAAGAATGTACAGACATTTAAAACAGGGGATTTGGTGTTTGGAGGAACCGGCACAAGCCTGGGCGCCAATGCCGAATACGTCTGTCTAAAAGAAAAAGGCGCCCTAGCACCAAAACCGTCGAACATGACATTTGAAGAAGCCGCTTCCGTTCCGTTCGGCGCTACCACTTCTTTATACTTTCTTAGCGATAAGGGGCATATTCAAAAAGGACAAAGCGTACTTATCTACGGATCTTCCGGTTCATTGGGCACTTATGCGGTGCAGCTGGCCAAAGCCTTAGGAGCAGACGTTACGGCAGTCTGCAGCACGAGAAACATCGAACTTGTAAAGTCATTGGGAGCCGACCGGGTGATTGATTACACCCAAGAGGACTTTACCAAAGCCGGTATAGCTTACGATTTGATATTTGATACAGTAGGCAAGACGTCGTTTTCTCAGTGCAGAAGGATGTTAAAGGAAAAAGGCGTCTATTTGGCCGCTGTAGCCGGGGTGCCGCAATACGCCCGGATGCTGTCGACTTCCGTTAGAGGCGGCAAGAAATTGAAGAGCGGCGTCGCCCCGATGCGCAAAGAGGACCTGCTGTATTTGAAAGAGTTGATCGAATCGGGAAAAGTGAAGTCAGTAATCGACAGAAGGTATCCATTGGATCAAGTTGCAGCTGCGCACAGCTACGTTGAAACAGGGCATAAACAAGGAAACGTAGTAATTTCAGTGATACCGTATAATTGA
- a CDS encoding amidohydrolase family protein: MKKFVNASIYSDPESHEILVEDNLFKAIGNDLDHADEVIDLQGRLVLPPYVDPHLHLDYIFSGLGEGNANVSGTLFEGIQRWSDNKKSLTEEIVRKRALEGIQKEVSHGVQFIRTHVDITDPNLTGMKALIQLREELKDVVTLQLVAFPQEGFFRFKGAEQLMEEALKMGADVAGGIPHFEISYEHGVESLKRIVNMAKKYNVMIDIHCDENDDPNSRFLEVLNALVMEENYGEYTTASHTCSFGSVDNSYANKMLGLFKESKINFISCPTENAHLQGRGDTYPKRRGLTRVKELLNNGNTVAFAQDSIADYWYPLGNGNMMNILDNGIHLAHYTHIDEINKAFDLITYNGANLMRVNDEYGIEAGKPANFIILDAQDAYEAIRERAEVLASVRNGEYLFKREPRKNELEIDFLKR, translated from the coding sequence ATGAAGAAATTTGTAAACGCGTCGATTTACAGCGACCCGGAATCTCATGAAATTTTAGTGGAAGATAATCTTTTCAAAGCAATTGGCAATGATTTAGACCATGCTGATGAAGTGATTGATCTGCAGGGCCGTTTAGTATTGCCTCCATATGTGGATCCACATTTACACCTGGATTACATCTTTTCAGGGCTCGGCGAAGGAAATGCCAATGTTTCGGGTACGTTATTTGAAGGCATCCAGCGCTGGAGCGACAACAAGAAGTCTTTGACTGAAGAAATAGTTCGTAAGCGTGCTCTAGAAGGAATTCAGAAAGAAGTAAGCCATGGAGTGCAATTTATTCGGACTCATGTAGATATAACTGATCCTAATTTAACCGGGATGAAGGCTTTGATCCAATTGCGTGAAGAACTGAAAGATGTCGTGACATTGCAACTTGTGGCATTTCCTCAAGAAGGATTCTTCAGATTTAAAGGTGCGGAACAGTTGATGGAAGAAGCGCTTAAAATGGGCGCGGACGTAGCAGGAGGAATCCCACACTTTGAAATTTCCTATGAACATGGCGTGGAATCGTTAAAGCGCATCGTTAACATGGCAAAGAAATATAACGTGATGATAGATATTCACTGCGACGAAAACGACGATCCTAATAGCCGGTTTTTGGAAGTGCTAAATGCGCTGGTAATGGAAGAAAACTACGGAGAGTACACAACAGCGAGCCATACTTGCAGCTTTGGTTCAGTTGATAACAGTTATGCAAATAAAATGTTAGGTTTATTTAAAGAATCGAAAATCAACTTTATCTCTTGTCCGACTGAAAACGCCCATTTACAGGGACGAGGCGATACTTATCCTAAACGGCGCGGCTTAACGCGAGTAAAAGAGCTGTTAAATAACGGGAATACAGTGGCGTTTGCCCAAGATTCCATTGCGGATTACTGGTATCCGTTAGGAAATGGAAATATGATGAATATTTTAGATAACGGAATTCATTTGGCACATTACACCCACATTGATGAAATCAATAAGGCTTTCGATCTCATTACCTACAACGGTGCAAACCTTATGCGAGTTAACGATGAGTATGGGATTGAAGCAGGAAAACCAGCGAACTTCATCATTTTGGATGCACAAGATGCTTATGAAGCAATTCGTGAACGCGCAGAAGTCCTGGCATCTGTTCGAAATGGCGAATACCTTTTTAAGCGCGAACCCCGAAAAAACGAACTTGAAATCGATTTTCTTAAACGCTAA
- a CDS encoding PLP-dependent aminotransferase family protein, which yields MPVNSFENYPMTWKPTVNREERPIYQALAKQLEEAVIEGHLVPGTKLPPQRELADYLEVNLSTISKAFKVAELKGLISATVGSGTYVSYDAVSNAYLLGEEKPKHMIEMGAMLTDRVSYGPLYDLLQTMLQESDCARWFGYGRPGDTVWQKDAGVKLMNYAGIETTREQILLANGGQNAITATLAGLCRHGDRIGVDHHTYPGLKTAAAMLGIQLVPIRSEGDEMNPEALLYACKNENIKGLYLIPDYQNPMTYTMSVETRKSIAEIAVQHDLFIIENGMFHLLQDELLPAVATFAPERTIYVASLSKTMAPGLRLAYAAVPLKYLDPVKKALYNLNISVSPLFAELAARAIVSKGFEQMVAFHKEETKARNRLVDKYLGKENCLGGNSGIFRWLHLPSSFTGDQFEQLASAQGVEVYSGGRFAVGNVVPANAVRLAICAPETREELEKGLIILKEMLAV from the coding sequence ATGCCGGTAAACTCGTTTGAGAATTATCCAATGACCTGGAAACCCACAGTCAATCGGGAAGAACGTCCGATTTATCAGGCTTTGGCGAAGCAATTGGAAGAAGCCGTTATTGAGGGTCATTTAGTACCTGGCACAAAACTTCCGCCGCAGCGGGAGCTAGCAGATTACTTAGAAGTGAACTTGAGCACGATTTCAAAAGCGTTTAAAGTAGCCGAGTTGAAAGGGCTCATCAGCGCAACTGTCGGGAGTGGTACATATGTTTCTTATGATGCAGTTTCGAATGCTTATTTGCTGGGAGAAGAAAAACCGAAGCATATGATTGAAATGGGGGCTATGTTGACGGACCGGGTGTCATACGGGCCGCTCTATGACCTGCTGCAGACCATGCTGCAAGAATCCGATTGTGCCAGATGGTTCGGGTATGGCCGACCGGGTGATACGGTTTGGCAAAAAGATGCCGGCGTCAAACTGATGAACTATGCCGGTATAGAAACGACGAGGGAACAAATTTTACTGGCAAATGGTGGACAAAATGCCATTACTGCGACTCTTGCCGGACTTTGCAGGCATGGCGATCGGATTGGTGTCGATCACCATACTTATCCAGGCTTAAAAACAGCCGCGGCGATGCTCGGCATCCAGCTTGTGCCGATTCGGTCAGAAGGGGATGAAATGAATCCGGAAGCGTTGCTATATGCATGTAAAAATGAAAACATTAAAGGGTTGTACCTAATTCCGGATTACCAAAATCCCATGACGTATACCATGAGTGTTGAGACCCGCAAATCGATTGCAGAAATTGCCGTACAGCATGATTTATTCATCATTGAAAATGGCATGTTCCATCTTCTCCAAGATGAACTGCTGCCAGCAGTTGCAACGTTTGCTCCTGAGCGAACGATTTATGTCGCCAGTTTATCGAAGACAATGGCCCCCGGACTTCGTCTAGCGTACGCGGCTGTTCCTCTGAAATACCTGGATCCGGTTAAGAAAGCCCTCTATAATTTGAATATTTCCGTGTCGCCGCTTTTTGCGGAATTGGCGGCACGAGCCATCGTCTCAAAAGGGTTTGAACAGATGGTGGCCTTCCATAAAGAGGAAACAAAAGCTCGTAATCGGTTAGTTGATAAGTATTTAGGTAAGGAAAACTGTTTAGGCGGGAACTCCGGGATTTTTCGCTGGTTGCATTTGCCCAGTTCATTTACTGGGGATCAATTTGAACAGTTGGCTTCTGCACAAGGAGTCGAAGTTTACAGTGGAGGCCGATTTGCAGTTGGCAATGTAGTTCCTGCAAATGCCGTACGATTAGCCATTTGTGCGCCAGAGACGCGCGAAGAACTTGAAAAAGGGCTTATCATCCTCAAAGAGATGCTTGCAGTGTAA
- a CDS encoding DMT family transporter, with the protein MKSEIQFILSMIIFGTIGLFVRYIDLSSSETALLSSSIGCLFLTFVFLLMKKSIPWKLVKTNAVILLLSGIALGGNWIFLYKSYDYTTITNATLGYYFAPVFVMILSPIILKEQLPIKKIVCIGVAVVGMLLIVGNGLSTSGTGDFIGIFFGLVAAAFYAALMLLNKFIKDLAKLEITIIQLGTTALLLLPYVLFTEGLNILEVSGSSIPFILILGIVNTGIGFWLFFSGMQKLKGQSIAMLSYVDPFVAIAISWLILQEQMTVIQIIGGALLLGSTFVSENQSLPFPKRLVKASVK; encoded by the coding sequence GTGAAATCAGAAATTCAATTTATTCTTTCGATGATTATATTCGGTACGATCGGTTTGTTTGTAAGGTATATTGATTTGTCATCCAGTGAAACCGCATTATTGAGCAGTTCCATTGGCTGTTTATTTTTAACGTTCGTATTTCTTTTAATGAAAAAATCAATTCCATGGAAACTGGTGAAAACCAACGCGGTCATCTTGTTGCTTTCCGGAATTGCATTAGGCGGCAATTGGATTTTTCTCTATAAATCATATGACTACACCACCATCACAAACGCCACACTAGGCTACTATTTTGCACCTGTCTTTGTGATGATTCTGTCACCCATTATTCTAAAGGAACAACTGCCGATTAAAAAGATAGTGTGTATAGGGGTAGCGGTAGTGGGTATGTTATTGATTGTCGGTAATGGTTTAAGTACCTCTGGAACAGGCGACTTTATCGGAATCTTTTTTGGCTTAGTAGCAGCGGCATTCTATGCGGCATTAATGTTATTGAACAAGTTCATTAAAGACTTGGCCAAATTGGAGATTACGATTATCCAACTTGGCACCACTGCATTATTGCTGTTGCCATATGTACTTTTTACAGAAGGATTGAATATCCTGGAAGTATCGGGTTCATCTATTCCTTTTATCTTAATACTAGGAATCGTCAACACAGGAATTGGTTTTTGGTTGTTTTTCTCCGGCATGCAAAAGTTGAAAGGGCAGAGTATTGCGATGCTTAGCTATGTTGATCCTTTTGTAGCGATAGCAATTTCTTGGCTCATCTTACAAGAACAGATGACGGTTATTCAAATAATTGGCGGTGCGTTGCTTTTAGGCTCTACTTTCGTAAGTGAAAACCAATCACTCCCATTTCCTAAACGATTAGTAAAGGCATCAGTTAAATAA
- a CDS encoding RrF2 family transcriptional regulator: protein MKYSNATNYALHTMIHLIRLPNESTIGVQELAEMQKLSPTYLSKILTKLTKAGLIESTPGAKGGYRISKSHNEISFLHVINAIEGDTKLFNCSIHHNEKCLIENVMRQAEDNMKQELGNKLLIDIVKEIEVQHKH from the coding sequence ATGAAATACTCAAATGCTACAAACTATGCTTTGCATACAATGATTCATTTAATTCGATTGCCAAATGAGAGCACGATAGGCGTTCAAGAGTTGGCGGAAATGCAAAAGCTTTCCCCAACCTATCTTTCAAAAATATTAACGAAGCTTACGAAAGCGGGTTTGATCGAATCGACGCCTGGAGCTAAAGGAGGTTACAGGATTTCTAAATCTCACAATGAGATTTCCTTTCTTCACGTAATCAATGCGATTGAAGGAGACACAAAATTATTCAATTGCTCAATTCATCACAATGAAAAATGCCTGATTGAAAATGTCATGAGACAAGCTGAAGACAATATGAAACAAGAGCTTGGCAATAAGCTGCTCATCGATATTGTAAAAGAGATTGAAGTTCAACATAAGCACTAA
- a CDS encoding NAD(P)/FAD-dependent oxidoreductase, whose translation MILDCAVIGGGPAGLNASLVLGRSRRKTVLFDDNKPRNAVTSESHGFMTRDGIDPQELKRIAQEELGKYPNVAIEKQKVLRITKEDSLFHIATESGEEFRAKKIILATGLKETFPDVPRIAEFYGTSMFSCPYCDGWELRDRPLVVISENPMVFHMAKMVSNWTEDLIICTNGKQLLSDSEKSVLKSEGIPVYEEKILSLHGQNGSLEKIEFEDGTVVLREGGFVTTEWSQASSFGSLLGCNLNERGGIETDMMKRTNIDGVYACGDALIDGPAQLILAAGDGSMAAFGVNADLIEEKFALQNAHNQ comes from the coding sequence ATGATTTTAGATTGCGCTGTAATCGGCGGAGGGCCTGCGGGACTGAATGCTTCACTTGTTCTTGGAAGATCGAGAAGGAAAACGGTTCTTTTTGATGACAATAAACCGAGGAATGCGGTGACTTCCGAGTCCCATGGATTTATGACGCGGGATGGCATAGATCCACAGGAATTAAAACGAATTGCTCAAGAAGAATTGGGTAAGTATCCGAACGTTGCAATTGAAAAACAAAAGGTGCTGCGTATAACCAAAGAAGATAGCTTGTTTCACATTGCAACAGAAAGCGGAGAAGAGTTCCGAGCCAAAAAGATTATACTGGCAACCGGGCTAAAAGAAACTTTTCCTGATGTTCCGCGAATAGCAGAGTTTTATGGAACGAGTATGTTTAGTTGCCCCTACTGTGATGGGTGGGAATTGAGAGATCGTCCATTAGTGGTTATCTCTGAAAATCCGATGGTTTTTCATATGGCGAAAATGGTGTCTAACTGGACGGAAGATTTAATCATATGCACGAATGGCAAACAACTGCTTTCCGACAGTGAGAAAAGCGTATTGAAAAGTGAAGGCATACCGGTTTACGAAGAAAAGATTCTTTCGTTACATGGACAAAACGGCTCTTTGGAAAAAATTGAGTTTGAGGATGGAACAGTTGTATTGCGGGAAGGTGGATTTGTCACGACGGAATGGAGCCAAGCTTCTTCGTTCGGTTCATTGCTAGGCTGCAATTTAAACGAAAGAGGCGGCATTGAAACTGATATGATGAAGCGGACGAACATTGACGGGGTTTATGCGTGCGGAGATGCGTTGATCGACGGTCCAGCCCAGTTAATTCTAGCTGCTGGAGACGGCAGTATGGCCGCTTTTGGTGTCAATGCCGATCTGATAGAAGAAAAATTTGCGTTGCAAAATGCTCACAATCAGTAA
- a CDS encoding class I SAM-dependent methyltransferase translates to MHNEHKNHQGSKHHHGKVSYLESAKRREELSPEKLLSLIPLKATDRILDFGAGTGYFSIPAAKLVNGPVYAMDIDESMLEIIALKAQQQHITNIVPIHGSDAELLLPEASIDVAIASLVLHEIEPLAPVLNQIKKVLKDGGSLVCIELEPKGQPSHKAPRITLAGMERALVDAGMRITQKHFPTDSLYVLIAQK, encoded by the coding sequence ATGCACAATGAACATAAAAACCATCAAGGGTCAAAACACCATCACGGGAAAGTTTCATACTTGGAAAGCGCTAAAAGAAGGGAAGAATTGTCTCCAGAGAAGCTTTTAAGCTTGATCCCTCTGAAAGCGACAGACCGTATTTTAGACTTTGGAGCAGGGACCGGCTATTTTTCAATTCCAGCTGCGAAATTGGTGAATGGACCTGTTTATGCAATGGATATTGACGAAAGCATGCTGGAAATCATAGCTCTCAAAGCTCAACAGCAACATATCACCAATATTGTTCCCATACACGGGAGCGACGCTGAATTGTTATTGCCAGAAGCGTCGATTGATGTGGCAATTGCGTCTTTGGTGTTGCATGAAATTGAACCGCTGGCTCCTGTATTAAATCAAATCAAAAAAGTGCTTAAAGATGGCGGCTCTTTAGTCTGTATCGAACTGGAACCGAAAGGACAACCGTCTCATAAGGCGCCTAGAATTACGTTAGCGGGTATGGAGCGGGCGCTGGTGGATGCTGGCATGCGTATCACGCAAAAACACTTTCCAACCGACTCTTTATATGTTCTTATCGCTCAGAAATAA
- a CDS encoding ArsR/SmtB family transcription factor, with protein MWNDDAIFKALSDSTRRLILDELSERNELTLYELTVRLITKHNLSISRQAIAKHLSVLDEAGLVKSVRKGKYRVLTFNKEPLQNLLKGWLE; from the coding sequence ATGTGGAACGACGATGCAATATTCAAAGCACTCAGCGACTCGACCCGGCGGCTAATATTAGACGAATTATCCGAACGTAACGAATTGACTTTATACGAACTGACAGTACGCCTCATTACAAAGCACAACCTTTCCATTTCGCGGCAGGCGATCGCCAAGCATCTTTCGGTATTGGACGAAGCAGGGTTAGTCAAATCCGTCCGAAAAGGAAAATACCGTGTGCTGACATTCAACAAAGAGCCCCTTCAAAATTTGCTGAAAGGATGGCTGGAGTAA
- a CDS encoding VOC family protein, which yields MNIIVTSLFVDDQDKALKFYSETLGFVKKHDVPMGEFRWITLVSPENENGTELLLEPNNHPAAKEYQQKIFAEGIPATMFGVADVQTEFERLMQQGVNFSIEPTKMGETTIAVFDDTCGNFIQIAQQ from the coding sequence ATGAACATCATCGTAACGAGTTTATTCGTAGACGATCAAGACAAAGCATTGAAGTTTTATTCCGAAACACTTGGCTTTGTGAAAAAACACGATGTGCCTATGGGTGAATTCAGGTGGATAACGCTTGTTTCTCCTGAGAACGAAAATGGAACCGAGCTTCTGCTTGAACCCAACAACCATCCGGCAGCTAAAGAATACCAGCAGAAGATTTTTGCGGAAGGAATTCCTGCTACCATGTTTGGGGTGGCTGATGTCCAAACAGAATTTGAGCGGTTAATGCAACAGGGTGTGAATTTCAGCATCGAGCCGACAAAAATGGGGGAGACAACAATAGCAGTCTTTGATGATACATGCGGCAACTTTATCCAGATCGCGCAGCAATAG